The sequence GACCACTTAGAAAAAGTCAGTGTCAGCAACACTGTTGGACCAAGGACGTTCTTCCTGAAGAAATTAAGAGAAATATAACTGTTAATATCACAGTCATACACTGTGACAATTCCTACTGGACTGAACCACAAGGTAGAGTCTGGGTCTTTGGTAGACTAATAGCTGCAAGAGTATATAAGGCTATAGTGTTGATATTTTCCAACTCACCCCACTAACTTATTACCAATCCTGAATGATTTGCAAGGCAAGACACTTAAATGAGACCTGAAATATTTCTCGGAGTATCTTGACACATCTCTCCTAGATCTGCAGGAGAAAAAGGAGTAGAGTTAAAGATAGGAAaaggttcttcttcttctttttcttcttttgccatgccatgcagcctgtgggatcttagtgccaagtcctaaccactggactgccagggaactcctgaGGTGGTTATTAATCTGtgaatgcttcccaggtggactagtgataaagaacctgccaggcCATGCAGGagtaagagacatgggctcaattcctgggtcaggaagatcccctggggaaggaaatggcaacccactccagtattcctgcctgaagaatcccatggacagaagagcccgagGGACTACcatccaaagggtcgcaaagagtcagacaccactaaagtgacttagcatgcatgcatacatgccaAGCATTGGAACCTTTAACTAATCCTGGTGGGAAAATTTATGAACCACTATCCTAAACAATCTTATGCATTCAACTTCTGACACTCATAGGGAAGAATCTCAGCTATCTGCTATCTCTTAAATAATATCCCTTCCTTTAGCCTTTCCTTGTATCAAATCTACTCCCTACAgtgatgctgtgctgtgctttaatgctcagtcgtgtccaattctttgtgaccccatggactgcagcctgccaggctcctctgtccttgggattctccaggcaagaatactagagtgggttgccaagccctcctccacgggatcttcccaacccagggattgaacccaggtctcccgaattgcaggcaaattctttaccaactgagtcaccagggaagcccaagaatactggagtacccTATCCCttggccaggggatcttcccaacctaggaattgaacccttgtctcctgcactgcagacagattctttaccacagctgagctaccagtgaagcctcTATAGTGAGGCTAGACTTAATATTTTAGACTTAGACCTAATGACTTCCCATTGCCTACTGGAAAAACGTCAGTCAAAAATTTTTGATTTACCATTTAACACCAGTTACAGTCCAGCTTCAACTCACCTTTCCAGATTCATTGCCCATATGTCTCttcaaattcaataaatatttatcaaatgccaAGTGTCATGTGAGGAGATAAAGACTAATTCAAGGTCCTTACCCTGAGGTGAgggagaaacacatgaaaagaatgcTTCAACCTTAAAGTGTGTGGTCAGTGCTGTTCTAGAGACACAGACCAAGTTCAGCGAGAAAACACAAAGGAGGAACTTCCTGAAGAAAGTGGCCATCTTAGCTCCAACAGTATCAGACTTCTCTGGTTGCAAATGCCATGCATTTCCACAGCTTAATGATGTGATCTCTGCAGGCAATGCCTTGCTACCCGCCACATCCCTGGCAGACTTGTGTTCATCCTTAAGTATGATTTAAGTCACCACCCTCTATCACCTCCCCAACACATCTCCCATTGTTAAGTCTCACAGCACTTCGTATGTCTCCATCACAGCATTTATCCCTGTATTTAAACTAGTACttgtttcaattttattcttccaTCTGTCTCTCACAGCTGTGATCTTGGAGTCTAAGATTTGAGTGCCTACTATACATGCCAGGCTTTGCCTCTACTGTTAATTCAATTCTACCAACCTTTCTATAAGtagatatcattttttttttaaaaagtagatactattattacccCACACTTCAGACGTGGAAGCTGAGACCTTCTGTCTTGCCTAATGTCAGAAAGAGCTGAGAGGAAAGATGGAGATGGTCAGGCTCCAGGGTCTGCACTCTTAACAACTACACTATGCTGCCTCAATTGGTTTCGAAAGAATAAAAGAACGAACGAATACACGAATGAACCAAGTGACAACAAAAATCGCCCTCTCCCCTAAATTGACCCAAAGAAGTAGGAAGGACAGGCATCCAGTACAAGCAATGCCCACATCCCTACCAGGGCTCCTCTCTCACCATCAGCAGACTCGGGCGCCAGTCACAGTGCCCTGGGGTTGTTTAATGCTGGGGCAGCCCAGACACAGGGAGATCTGGACCCGGACCGAGGCAAGGAGGCTCCACTATAGACTGCCACTTCGCAGGTACTGGACTGGGCGGCTCATCGTTTCCGAGAGGCCTGAGACAAGGTTCGTATCAGGTCCGGAAGGCTGGTGTGTTGACCGGCGGTTCAAGGCTGCCGGAAGCGCTTCTTCTCAATCAGGCTCTGCTGCAGGAAGTCATTACGACCCGGTTGCAACCTCTAAAGATGTCCCCATTCTGAGAGTACCTGGACcgcctttttctgttttcctcttactACAACTTCCAGGGATAACTCGATTCTTCATAAAGCTCTGGGTCGTAAAGAATCAACTCCACTATCGCTGCTAGAGAAGCGCTGGGGGGCTGGAGAGAGGGAGACGTGGAGAGGAATGTAGAGACCCGAGGAGGGTGAGGTTTCCCAGGGACAGATTTTGAGGCTGCTCCCGATTGAGGATGGCTGATAGTCCCTCTCAGTCCCAGCCGCTGCCTTCGCCTGAACTCAATGACGACTTCAAGAAGCCAGCCCTGCCGGTGCCCCCGGCGGCGCAGAGTAAGGCCCAGGCCAACAATCCTCCAAACCCGGAGGAGGTGAAGGAAAGGCCCACGGCGCTGCCGGACTCTGATTCCGGGGATCCTGATGTCCCGCCGGCCCTGCCGGACAGCGGGGAGACTAGGGGTCCAGCGGAGGAGCAGCCGCGGCCCCACACGGCGGCTCCTTCCCCTGGCGGCCCGGCCCGGACGCCCCCTTACCGAGAGCCGCCGTGGGGCGGTCCCACCACGGCCCCCTACAGCCTCGAGACACTAAAAGGAGGCACCATCCTGGGCACCCGGAACTTGAAAGGACTGAGTTGCTGCCTTTTCGGGAGGCTGCCTAGCTGTGACGTGTGCCTGGAGCATCCTTCGGTGTCTCGCTACCACGCCGTGCTGCAGCACAGGGTGTCCGGCTTCGATGCAGAAGGCGACGGCCACGGGCCTGGCTTCTATCTCTACGATTTGGGAAGCACCCACGGCACTTTCCTTAACAAAACCCGCATCCCACCCCGCACCTATTGTCGGGTCCACGTCGGACATGTTCTTCGGTTTGGAGGCAGCACCCGGCTCTTTCTTCTTCAGGTAAGTAGAAAACCCTAGAATTGAAATCTCTAGAATTGAAAAAAACCCTACAATTGAAATCACCCGGCTGCGTTCCTGAGCTCCTTGTTTTCCCTGAGAAAGGAGATTGTCCTTTATGAAAGTGCGGGAATATGGCTCCTCATCTCCAGACGTCTGTACGCATTGCTTTGTTTCTGAAAGTGACTTTAGCCATCCTAAACTCTAAAAGAATTCTTTCGCTTGATTCTTCAGGGACCAGAGGAAGATCGAGAGGCAGAATCCGAGTTGACAGTAACGCAACTGAAGGAATTGCGCAAGCAGCAAcaaatgatgttggaaaagaAGATGCTGGGAGAAGACTCAGATGAAGAATTGGAAATGGATACtgctgaaagaaagagaaatactagTAGTCAGGACGATGAAATGGGCTGCACCTGGGGAATGGGTAAGGCATTAAAACTGCTGCCAGAGGTTAATAAATTCGTTTCTATTGgtacagttaatttttaaaaatcatacagcTTTCGTGACTCTTTGAGAAAGATGGGGCAAATACAGTTTGCACATAGATAACCAAAACTTAGATTTATTAACTTTTCTGATGCCAAAAAACTGAATTATGGGCCCAATTGATTTATCTTCTTGTGTTTTACATTGCACTCCCTTGTTCAAAAGTCTTagcatatggagaaggaaatggcaacccactccagtgttcttgcctggagaatcccagggccaggggagcctggtggactgccgtccctggggtcgcacagagttggacacaactgaagtaacttagcagcagcagcagcttttgtTCTATCGTGTACAGAAAACAGTAATGGCatcattgaatatttttttcagaacCATATGTCTGTAACATTAATACTTCCTTTTAAgacaaatataaattcaaaagatTTTATTTAGAGAAACTGTTCTAACTAAAATTGTTTTCCTTCACGCTAAGTTAATATTTAGATTCATAATTGTTGAGAGAAAAGAATTCATTGTAAAATAATGCCAACCTATATAATgctgtaataaattattttatacttaaaaaaagtcTTAGCATATAGTTtaacaattaaaatttatttcattaattaagTACTGACTATCGCTAGAGGGAGTGAAACTACAATCAAATAAAATGGAATGTTATCTAATATAGGAGTTCTGTCAAATTTTTTGTCCTTTGTGTAAACACCCTGAAGTGTGAAACAGCTAATCGGAGGGATAAATTGAATTTTCTGTAACACCAGACATTTTGGCGGATAGGTATTCAGGGGTGGAGTCTGAAAAGCTGGATGACCTTAACTGTGTTGTGGGGAAGACAGATAAATCTTATGAAATTACTTGTGGTAAGTGCCAAACAAAAGCTGGAAACCACTAGTATGCTGGAGTGAGGGTTCAGAGAAGGGAGCAGCCCCTGACACCTAGGCCTGCACTATCCAGTATGGTCATCATCAGCCACACTGGGCACTTACGGGGTGGCTAGTCCAAACTCACAAGTGCCGTAAAGGTAAGATACACACTGGGTTTCAAAGACTTAGtgtgaaaaaagaatgtaaaatatttataatgcttTTATTTTGATTACATggtaatttcacctgtttctctTACGTTTTTAATGCAGCTACTAGAAAATGTAAGATTGCATATAAGGATTTCATTATAATGCCTGTTGGGTAGCACTGACAGAACTTTGGGACAGTGTATTAGTTTATAAACAGAAGGGTTTTAAGCTGGAacttgaaggaaaggaaaagaagcccTTAGGAAACTGAGCTTTGGGACGGTGTCCAGGGGAGGGATTGATGATTTTTAAGGAAGTACTGAGTAGATCAGTCTGTTGGTGGACATGATAAGTATTTGGAAATTATATTGAAGACAAAGTATAAGACCTGGCTGTGAGAGAATGAAAATGTGGGACTGAGgagtttagatttttcttttttttacatagaGAATGTGGTAGGCAGtcttgcttttaaaatacatatagtgatggagaaaaaaataaggtgCCATGAAAACAAGTTTTAACTTGTCACCCAATGTAGAAACCCGAAGATGTTCAGGCTGATGGTTTTGTGCTtgttcttccccacccccacctttctTTTCATCGCTGGTAACTGTATCTTTGTGCAGCCTAAAAGGATAGTGAGTGCCATTCAGATAGTCTCTTATGTCTGATTGGCATTGCTTTCTTTCTTGTATCCTGTAGGAGAAGACGCTGTAGAGGATGAGGCTGAAGAGAACCCCATTGTCTTAGAGTTTCAACAGGAAAGAGAGGCTTTTTATATAAAGGATCCAAAAAAGGCTCTCCAAGGCTTTTTTGACCGAGAAGGTATGTATACAGATTCTGACCCTGCTGGTAAAAATGTATCCACAAGAGGGTGCTTTTCTAGATCTTCAAGTACTTAGAAATGCTGTATTTTATCTAATGTCCTCCTTGTTCAGTTCTTGCCTGTGTGGTCAGTTGCTTCAGATTTGTTTTGGAAATTGTAAAAATTCTGTTAGTCTTTTTTCACATCTTGGAAAAAGGAAGTACTTTTTTCCAACTCATCTCGTCCTTCTCAGAAGATACAGAATAGGGGTGGTTGGGAGACTGACCCAATTTATTAcaatttcattgtttctaattcCCCTGATCTTTTGTCATTCTTAACATGGATTTACACTTTATGTGATTTAAAGaatgtttccattaaaaaaataattaaagctgGAATAAAGCCTTTGAGATAATAATTACAAAAAGAATGTTTCTGCAGAGAATTGTTTCAGTGGATATGCTTTTAGAGaacatttatatgtatgtgtgtgtatgaatataaatatatacatataactgttCGCATTCTTAATAGTTACACTTCTAAAAACTAAGCAACTGTGACAAATTAACATCAAGTCTGCAACTTACAAGTGTGAGAGCTTCAATTTAGTGGACAAACCTGTGTGTGGAGACTCGATTGTTTTGAGTTTGTAGTTCTCTGTCTCAAGCTCGTCTTAATTTTATTATCAGATAATAATTCCTAGGAATAGGAAGTGAAATGCTTTGAAATTTAGTGTTCAATGTGGTTTGAGACTTTGTATTCTTATTCAGCCTCTGCTCTCTTTTCCCTTTGTATCAACTGGCAATTTTCAGATGCtattaaaattgttttgcctTTCTTCCTTCCACAGGCGAAGAATTAGAATATGAATTTGATGAACAGGGTCATAGCACTTGGCTCTGCAGGGTGAGGTATGTTCTTTTCTCAGTAACATCCATTTCTGGAAAGTGGCTAATTTCAAGTTTAATTTATGGTTACAACAACCCAAAGGGCAGTTTTAGTCTTTTTTGAGACTATGCGTGAATTTGGGGATTGATAGTAACACATTGGGGTTATAGAGGGATGGGTAAAAGGTGTAAGGAAAAGAATTGAAATTCACCGTTGGCAAGATAGAACAAAATGAACTGAGATTAAAAAGCTATCTCAAAAATATGACtgttatcataaaatattaatgtttttcaTGAGACTTGGAGCTTAGTTCTGTGCTTAAATCCCTCCCATACCAATGCAGATTACCTGTGGATGATTCAACTGGAAAACAGCTAGTGGCAGAGGCCATtcactcaggaaagaaaaaagaagcaatgaTTCAGTGTTCACTGGAAGCTTGTCGAATCCTCGATACTTTGGGATTGCTGCGGCAGGAGGCGGGTGAGTATGCGGGgactctttttccatttttaaaaaaagatggatagaaggaaggaaaatttaACACATAAAGTAATAAAACCTCTTTTTAGGGGAAAAATGTAAATTGTACAGAATTCtatgaaatgagaagaaaaatattctctATGTCTTTAACCAAAACTAACctttgttttggagaaggaagtggcaacccactccagtactcttgcctggagaattctgtggacagaggagcctggtgggctgctgtctatggggttgcacagagtcggacatgactgaagcgacttggcggcagcagcaatagcaatctttttttatttatattctccCAGACATTACCTTTAGACGTGTTCAGAACTAAAACCTTTAACAAAATACAAACACTCATAGCAAATGCATTTATGTTTATACtcttgtgactttaaaaaaattttatttatttttggctgcactgggcctttgttgctatgtgtgggctttctctagttgcagacagtaggggctactctctggttacAGTGTGCGGgcgtctcattgcggtggcttctcttttttgcAGAGCACCGGCTATAcactgctggctcagtagttatggcacatgggcttagttgctccatggcatgtgggatctttcaggaccagggatcaaaccggtgtcccctgcattgcaaggcagattcttaaccactggacccccagggaagccccttttgtgACTTTTTAACATAAGAATGTATCATGGataatttttatatcattgtGTTAAATTTACCTTATTTTGGTAATTTATCATTGCATTAAatttaccttattttttaaaaaactgggtaatttttttttattctgaagttactttttattattgcaaagtaattacATATACTTTAAAACTACCAAAGTCTTATAACAGAATATACCTGTTCTTGTCCTGCCCGTCTCCAGTCTTCGACTCTATAAGGTCTTTAACTCTTTCAATTATTTCTTCTAGCATTTAAATATATCCATATGTCTAatccaatatcttataataacctgtaaGGGAATATAACctgcaaaacaaaaatgaattactatgctgtatacctaaaactaatgcagtattataaatcagctatacttcaattttaaaaagtttaaaagatttCATATTTCTAAAAAACATGAGCATGCTATTATATTTTTAGTCATGTAAATATTGAC is a genomic window of Muntiacus reevesi chromosome 3, mMunRee1.1, whole genome shotgun sequence containing:
- the SLC4A1AP gene encoding kanadaptin isoform X4, translated to MADSPSQSQPLPSPELNDDFKKPALPVPPAAQSKAQANNPPNPEEVKERPTALPDSDSGDPDVPPALPDSGETRGPAEEQPRPHTAAPSPGGPARTPPYREPPWGGPTTAPYSLETLKGGTILGTRNLKGLSCCLFGRLPSCDVCLEHPSVSRYHAVLQHRVSGFDAEGDGHGPGFYLYDLGSTHGTFLNKTRIPPRTYCRVHVGHVLRFGGSTRLFLLQGPEEDREAESELTVTQLKELRKQQQMMLEKKMLGEDSDEELEMDTAERKRNTSSQDDEMGCTWGMGEDAVEDEAEENPIVLEFQQEREAFYIKDPKKALQGFFDREGEELEYEFDEQGHSTWLCRVRLPVDDSTGKQLVAEAIHSGKKKEAMIQCSLEACRILDTLGLLRQEAVSRKRKAKNWEDEDFYDSDDDTFLDRTGLVEKKRLNRMKKAGKIDEKPETFESLVAKLNDAEKELSEISERLKASSKALSESPSQDSLDAFMSEMKSGSALDGVSRKKLHLRTFELRKEQQRLKGLIKIVKPAEIPELKKTESQATDGENKAKKLTLPLFGAMKGGSKFKLKTGTVGKLPPKRPELPPTLMRMKDEPEVEEEEEEEEEEEKKEKEEHEKKTEAGSSRLQQETEPEEAAQETSPPIDFTCSKETKNHENMSQLSQVEQNKDYQEISEAAASCQEPSASENENEKSRGEFKKKKAPGPGKDPACNGTHNCGVLHHSHGY
- the SLC4A1AP gene encoding kanadaptin isoform X5 → MADSPSQSQPLPSPELNDDFKKPALPVPPAAQSKAQANNPPNPEEVKERPTALPDSDSGDPDVPPALPDSGETRGPAEEQPRPHTAAPSPGGPARTPPYREPPWGGPTTAPYSLETLKGGTILGTRNLKGLSCCLFGRLPSCDVCLEHPSVSRYHAVLQHRVSGFDAEGDGHGPGFYLYDLGSTHGTFLNKTRIPPRTYCRVHVGHVLRFGGSTRLFLLQGPEEDREAESELTVTQLKELRKQQQMMLEKKMLGEDSDEELEMDTAERKRNTSSQDDEMGCTWGMGEDAVEDEAEENPIVLEFQQEREAFYIKDPKKALQGFFDREGEELEYEFDEQGHSTWLCRVRLPVDDSTGKQLVAEAIHSGKKKEAMIQCSLEACRILDTLGLLRQEAVSRKRKAKNWEDEDFYDSDDDTFLDRTGLVEKKRLNRMKKAGKIDEKPETFESLVAKLNDAEKELSEISERLKASSKALSESPSQDSLDAFMSEMKSGSALDGVSRKKLHLRTFELRKEQQRLKGLIKIVKPAEIPELKKTESQATDGENKAKKLTLPLFGAMKGGSKFKLKTGTVGKLPPKRPELPPTLMRMKDEPEVEEEEEEEEEEEKKEKEEHEKKTEAGSSRLQQETEPEEAAQETSPPIDFTCSKETKNHENMSQLSQVEQNKDYQEISEAAASCQEPSASENENEKSRGEFKKKKAPGPGKDNVSSQKWNC
- the SLC4A1AP gene encoding kanadaptin isoform X6, whose product is MADSPSQSQPLPSPELNDDFKKPALPVPPAAQSKAQANNPPNPEEVKERPTALPDSDSGDPDVPPALPDSGETRGPAEEQPRPHTAAPSPGGPARTPPYREPPWGGPTTAPYSLETLKGGTILGTRNLKGLSCCLFGRLPSCDVCLEHPSVSRYHAVLQHRVSGFDAEGDGHGPGFYLYDLGSTHGTFLNKTRIPPRTYCRVHVGHVLRFGGSTRLFLLQGPEEDREAESELTVTQLKELRKQQQMMLEKKMLGEDSDEELEMDTAERKRNTSSQDDEMGCTWGMGEDAVEDEAEENPIVLEFQQEREAFYIKDPKKALQGFFDREGEELEYEFDEQGHSTWLCRVRLPVDDSTGKQLVAEAIHSGKKKEAMIQCSLEACRILDTLGLLRQEAVSRKRKAKNWEDEDFYDSDDDTFLDRTGLVEKKRLNRMKKAGKIDEKPETFESLVAKLNDAEKELSEISERLKASSKALSESPSQDSLDAFMSEMKSGSALDGVSRKKLHLRTFELRKEQQRLKGLIKIVKPAEIPELKKTESQATDGENKAKKLTLPLFGAMKGGSKFKLKTGTVGKLPPKRPELPPTLMRMKDEPEVEEEEEEEEEEEKKEKEEHEKKTEAGSSRLQQETEPEEAAQETSPPIDFTCSKETKNHENMSQLSQVEQNKDYQEISEAAASCQEPSAIASFFFS
- the SLC4A1AP gene encoding kanadaptin isoform X1 → MADSPSQSQPLPSPELNDDFKKPALPVPPAAQSKAQANNPPNPEEVKERPTALPDSDSGDPDVPPALPDSGETRGPAEEQPRPHTAAPSPGGPARTPPYREPPWGGPTTAPYSLETLKGGTILGTRNLKGLSCCLFGRLPSCDVCLEHPSVSRYHAVLQHRVSGFDAEGDGHGPGFYLYDLGSTHGTFLNKTRIPPRTYCRVHVGHVLRFGGSTRLFLLQGPEEDREAESELTVTQLKELRKQQQMMLEKKMLGEDSDEELEMDTAERKRNTSSQDDEMGCTWGMGEDAVEDEAEENPIVLEFQQEREAFYIKDPKKALQGFFDREGEELEYEFDEQGHSTWLCRVRLPVDDSTGKQLVAEAIHSGKKKEAMIQCSLEACRILDTLGLLRQEAVSRKRKAKNWEDEDFYDSDDDTFLDRTGLVEKKRLNRMKKAGKIDEKPETFESLVAKLNDAEKELSEISERLKASSKALSESPSQDSLDAFMSEMKSGSALDGVSRKKLHLRTFELRKEQQRLKGLIKIVKPAEIPELKKTESQATDGENKAKKLTLPLFGAMKGGSKFKLKTGTVGKLPPKRPELPPTLMRMKDEPEVEEEEEEEEEEEKKEKEEHEKKTEAGSSRLQQETEPEEAAQETSPPIDFTCSKETKNHENMSQLSQVEQNKDYQEISEAAASCQEPSASENENEKSRGEFKKKKAPGPGKRPHRTQHVMELTTVVYYIIHMDTKHNQQREKARGVKSGNQVPLILSSKYPEDDPDYCVWVPPEGQSGDGRTHLNDKYGY
- the SLC4A1AP gene encoding kanadaptin isoform X2; amino-acid sequence: MADSPSQSQPLPSPELNDDFKKPALPVPPAAQSKAQANNPPNPEEVKERPTALPDSDSGDPDVPPALPDSGETRGPAEEQPRPHTAAPSPGGPARTPPYREPPWGGPTTAPYSLETLKGGTILGTRNLKGLSCCLFGRLPSCDVCLEHPSVSRYHAVLQHRVSGFDAEGDGHGPGFYLYDLGSTHGTFLNKTRIPPRTYCRVHVGHVLRFGGSTRLFLLQGPEEDREAESELTVTQLKELRKQQQMMLEKKMLGEDSDEELEMDTAERKRNTSSQDDEMGCTWGMGEDAVEDEAEENPIVLEFQQEREAFYIKDPKKALQGFFDREGEELEYEFDEQGHSTWLCRVRLPVDDSTGKQLVAEAIHSGKKKEAMIQCSLEACRILDTLGLLRQEAVSRKRKAKNWEDEDFYDSDDDTFLDRTGLVEKKRLNRMKKAGKIDEKPETFESLVAKLNDAEKELSEISERLKASSKALSESPSQDSLDAFMSEMKSGSALDGVSRKKLHLRTFELRKEQQRLKGLIKIVKPAEIPELKKTESQATDGENKAKKLTLPLFGAMKGGSKFKLKTGTVGKLPPKRPELPPTLMRMKDEPEVEEEEEEEEEEEKKEKEEHEKKTEAGSSRLQQETEPEEAAQETSPPIDFTCSKETKNHENMSQLSQVEQNKDYQEISEAAASCQEPSASENENEKSRGEFKKKKAPGPGKHNQQREKARGVKSGNQVPLILSSKYPEDDPDYCVWVPPEGQSGDGRTHLNDKYGY
- the SLC4A1AP gene encoding kanadaptin isoform X3, which encodes MADSPSQSQPLPSPELNDDFKKPALPVPPAAQSKAQANNPPNPEEVKERPTALPDSDSGDPDVPPALPDSGETRGPAEEQPRPHTAAPSPGGPARTPPYREPPWGGPTTAPYSLETLKGGTILGTRNLKGLSCCLFGRLPSCDVCLEHPSVSRYHAVLQHRVSGFDAEGDGHGPGFYLYDLGSTHGTFLNKTRIPPRTYCRVHVGHVLRFGGSTRLFLLQGPEEDREAESELTVTQLKELRKQQQMMLEKKMLGEDSDEELEMDTAERKRNTSSQDDEMGCTWGMGEDAVEDEAEENPIVLEFQQEREAFYIKDPKKALQGFFDREGEELEYEFDEQGHSTWLCRVRLPVDDSTGKQLVAEAIHSGKKKEAMIQCSLEACRILDTLGLLRQEAVSRKRKAKNWEDEDFYDSDDDTFLDRTGLVEKKRLNRMKKAGKIDEKPETFESLVAKLNDAEKELSEISERLKASSKALSESPSQDSLDAFMSEMKSGSALDGVSRKKLHLRTFELRKEQQRLKGLIKIVKPAEIPELKKTESQATDGENKAKKLTLPLFGAMKGGSKFKLKTGTVGKLPPKRPELPPTLMRMKDEPEVEEEEEEEEEEEKKEKEEHEKKTEAGSSRLQQETEPEEAAQETSPPIDFTCSKETKNHENMSQLSQVEQNKDYQEISEAAASCQEPSASENENEKSRGEFKKKKAPGPGKVPLILSSKYPEDDPDYCVWVPPEGQSGDGRTHLNDKYGY